The Blastomonas fulva genome contains a region encoding:
- a CDS encoding RcnB family protein has translation MSSSPTTHPPSPAIAPAEYARPLGHRLSGKFHRMPLVLAGLAIASLLLPLAQADAAVIEPIAQDAGIAAHAGLQPVAQQREGRRGGGEFRGNRGGGGRELRGGGGGGGREFRAQNRSAIGSARIDTPREFRQERRGDRQDFRQERRGDRQDFRQERRGDQRDFRQERRADRQDLRQGEVTRPEFRADRRDDRREFRQDRRGDVRDFRTDRRDDRRDFRQDRRADNRDFRDNRRGWDDRRGYSNRGWDNRGWNSRGGRGGNWDRGWRNDRRYDWVGFRNQNRNFFRAGRYYPPVRGWGYRRLGIGFTLGAPFFANNFWINDPWAYRLPPAYGQLRWVRYFGDVLLVDIYTGQVVDVIPDFFW, from the coding sequence ATGTCCAGTTCCCCAACCACACATCCGCCCTCTCCGGCGATTGCCCCTGCCGAATATGCGCGCCCGCTGGGCCATCGCCTGTCGGGCAAGTTTCACCGCATGCCCCTCGTGCTCGCGGGGCTTGCCATCGCCAGCCTGCTGCTCCCGCTCGCGCAGGCCGACGCGGCGGTCATCGAGCCGATCGCGCAGGATGCCGGCATCGCGGCACACGCCGGGCTGCAGCCGGTTGCGCAGCAGCGCGAGGGACGGCGCGGCGGCGGCGAATTTCGCGGCAATCGCGGTGGCGGCGGTCGCGAGTTGCGGGGCGGCGGCGGTGGCGGCGGACGCGAGTTCCGCGCGCAGAACCGCAGTGCCATCGGCAGCGCGCGCATCGACACCCCGCGCGAATTTCGCCAGGAACGGCGCGGCGACCGCCAGGACTTCCGTCAGGAACGTCGCGGCGACCGCCAGGATTTCCGTCAGGAGCGCCGCGGCGACCAGCGCGACTTCCGTCAGGAACGCCGCGCCGATCGTCAGGACTTGCGCCAGGGCGAGGTCACACGCCCCGAGTTCCGCGCCGACCGGCGGGACGATCGCCGCGAATTCCGTCAGGACCGGCGGGGCGACGTCCGCGACTTTCGCACCGACCGCCGCGATGATCGCCGCGACTTCCGCCAGGACCGCCGCGCCGACAACCGTGATTTCCGCGACAACCGGCGTGGCTGGGACGACCGCCGCGGCTACAGCAATCGCGGCTGGGACAACCGGGGCTGGAACAGCCGCGGCGGGCGCGGTGGCAACTGGGATCGTGGATGGCGCAACGACCGGCGCTATGACTGGGTCGGCTTTCGCAACCAGAACCGCAATTTCTTCCGCGCGGGTCGCTATTATCCGCCGGTGCGGGGATGGGGCTATCGCCGGCTGGGCATAGGCTTCACGCTGGGCGCGCCGTTCTTTGCCAACAACTTCTGGATCAACGATCCATGGGCCTATCGCCTGCCGCCCGCTTACGGCCAGCTGCGCTGGGTCCGCTATTTCGGCGATGTGCTGCTGGTCGATATCTATACCGGTCAGGTCGTAGACGTAATCCCCGACTTCTTCTGGTAA
- a CDS encoding 2OG-Fe(II) oxygenase — MIADFFHRRQLARIGREVGARLDAHPRVQRITFDDVKVPMQVYCYQDFLSKAECSDLIRMIDADAVPSELYRSDQENDSLFRTSYSCNLDRWHPDVLRIDDRICGLTGIDPRRGETLQGQRYAKGQEFKPHHDYFHTTQSYWQRERKSGGQRSWTAMVFLNEPKGGGETGFPHLSFKMMPRTGMLLIWNNMAPDGTPNPNLLHSGNPVTAGTKYIITKWFRRGFWM, encoded by the coding sequence ATGATCGCGGACTTTTTTCATCGCAGACAGCTGGCCCGGATCGGGCGCGAGGTCGGCGCCCGGCTGGATGCGCACCCGCGCGTGCAGCGCATCACCTTCGACGACGTCAAGGTGCCGATGCAGGTCTATTGCTATCAGGACTTTCTCAGCAAGGCCGAATGCAGCGACCTGATCCGCATGATCGATGCCGATGCGGTGCCATCGGAGCTCTATCGGTCGGACCAGGAGAACGACAGCCTGTTCCGCACCAGCTACAGCTGCAATCTCGACCGCTGGCATCCCGATGTGCTGCGAATCGACGACCGCATCTGCGGGCTCACCGGCATCGATCCGCGCCGTGGCGAAACGCTGCAGGGCCAGCGTTATGCCAAGGGCCAGGAATTCAAGCCGCACCACGACTATTTCCACACCACCCAGTCCTATTGGCAGCGCGAGCGCAAGTCGGGCGGGCAGCGCAGCTGGACCGCGATGGTGTTCCTCAACGAACCCAAAGGCGGCGGTGAGACCGGATTTCCGCACCTCAGCTTCAAGATGATGCCGCGCACCGGCATGCTGCTGATCTGGAACAACATGGCGCCCGACGGGACCCCCAATCCGAACCTGCTGCACAGCGGCAACCCGGTGACCGCCGGCACCAAATACATCATCACCAAATGGTTCAGGCGGGGATTCTGGATGTGA
- a CDS encoding c-type cytochrome, with the protein MSRLNALRYSGAFAGLALLAACSGGSETPKAEEEAAAPAAEAPAATPTPAAAEAPAADNTDTLDGKKFADMTGNAAEGEKVFIQCKTCHVKEAGQNRVGPSLAGIVGRAAGTVEGFNYSPANKNSGITWTPEKLFQYLEKPARVVPGTKMVFAGLPDAQKRADVIAYLQQP; encoded by the coding sequence ATGTCCAGATTGAATGCACTGCGCTATTCCGGCGCCTTTGCCGGTCTCGCGCTGCTGGCCGCCTGCTCGGGCGGCAGCGAAACCCCCAAGGCAGAGGAAGAAGCCGCCGCACCGGCTGCTGAAGCCCCCGCCGCGACTCCGACGCCTGCTGCTGCCGAAGCACCGGCTGCTGACAACACCGATACGCTGGACGGCAAGAAGTTCGCCGACATGACCGGCAATGCTGCTGAAGGCGAGAAGGTCTTCATCCAGTGCAAGACCTGCCACGTCAAGGAAGCCGGCCAGAACCGTGTCGGCCCCTCGCTCGCTGGCATCGTCGGCCGTGCAGCCGGAACCGTCGAAGGTTTCAACTACTCGCCCGCCAACAAGAACAGCGGCATCACCTGGACCCCGGAAAAGCTGTTCCAGTATCTGGAAAAGCCCGCCCGCGTCGTACCCGGCACCAAGATGGTGTTCGCAGGCCTTCCCGATGCGCAGAAGCGCGCGGACGTGATCGCCTATCTGCAGCAGCCCTGA
- the hemA gene encoding 5-aminolevulinate synthase translates to MDYEGFFQSEIDTIRDEGRYRIFAELERHRGRFPHATRYTEEGTDEVTVWCSNDYLGMGQHPDVLKAMHDTLDQCGAGAGGTRNISGTNHHHVLLEAELADLHGKEAALLFTSGYVSNWAALGTLAAKLPNCVVLSDAGNHASMIEGIRHSRAECLKFKHNDPEDLDRLLAGIAPGRPKLVAFESVYSMDGDIAPIAEILDVCEKHGAMSYIDEVHAVGLYGPRGGGIAEREGLMDRITVIEGTLGKAIGVMGGYIAASSALCDFVRSFASGFIFTTALPPALAAGATASLRHLKTSQMERARHQDRVAKVRKRLDLMGITHLDNPSHIIPVMVGDPHKCKRISDWLMDNHGIYVQPINYPTVPKGTERLRITPSPVHSDGDIDKLIHALSDIWSQCELARRAVAA, encoded by the coding sequence ATGGATTATGAGGGCTTTTTCCAGAGCGAAATCGATACGATCCGCGATGAGGGACGCTATCGGATTTTCGCTGAGCTGGAACGCCATCGCGGCCGCTTTCCGCACGCCACGCGCTATACCGAAGAAGGCACCGACGAAGTCACCGTGTGGTGCTCCAACGACTATCTGGGAATGGGCCAGCACCCCGATGTGCTGAAGGCGATGCACGACACACTCGACCAGTGCGGCGCGGGCGCCGGCGGCACGCGCAACATCTCGGGCACCAATCACCACCATGTGCTGCTGGAAGCCGAGCTCGCCGATCTGCACGGCAAGGAAGCGGCCTTGCTGTTCACCTCGGGCTATGTCTCCAACTGGGCGGCATTGGGCACGCTGGCGGCCAAGCTGCCCAATTGCGTGGTGCTGTCGGACGCGGGCAACCATGCCTCGATGATCGAGGGCATCCGCCACAGCCGCGCCGAGTGTCTCAAGTTCAAGCATAACGATCCGGAAGATCTCGACCGGCTGCTCGCCGGCATCGCGCCGGGCCGTCCCAAATTGGTCGCGTTCGAAAGCGTCTACTCGATGGACGGCGACATCGCGCCGATCGCCGAGATCCTCGACGTCTGCGAAAAGCATGGTGCGATGAGCTATATCGACGAAGTCCACGCGGTGGGCCTCTATGGTCCGCGCGGCGGCGGCATTGCCGAGCGCGAAGGCCTGATGGACCGGATCACGGTGATCGAAGGCACGCTGGGCAAGGCGATCGGCGTGATGGGCGGCTATATCGCGGCCTCGTCGGCGCTGTGCGATTTTGTCCGCAGTTTTGCCAGCGGCTTCATCTTCACCACCGCGCTGCCGCCTGCGCTTGCAGCCGGAGCCACTGCCAGCCTGCGTCACCTCAAGACCAGCCAGATGGAACGCGCGCGCCATCAGGATCGCGTCGCCAAGGTCCGCAAGCGGCTGGACCTGATGGGGATCACCCATCTCGACAACCCCAGCCATATCATCCCGGTGATGGTCGGCGATCCGCACAAGTGCAAGCGCATCAGCGACTGGCTGATGGACAACCACGGCATCTATGTGCAGCCGATCAATTATCCCACCGTGCCCAAGGGCACCGAGCGGCTGCGCATCACGCCATCGCCGGTGCACAGCGATGGCGATATCGACAAATTGATCCACGCGCTGAGCGACATCTGGTCGCAATGCGAGCTGGCCCGGCGTGCGGTGGCGGCATGA
- the puhE gene encoding putative photosynthetic complex assembly protein PuhE: MSLYGHILPALVVLFAWFGSTGVVAWLANRGKQTFARSISWAGFAAGICLCVIVYVGHGHGPSGPDAMDAYISFGAALVIWGWLELTFLTGIVAGPRRTVSDPLARGWRRFSEAAATLIYHELAIAAVMIILVSLTWNSANPTGTVIFTLLFALRLSAKLNLFVGVPNMSDEIMPGHLEYLKTYFGPRRLHGALAFSLVALLALSMYLGMRSLAAPADSFAAVSATLVFTLAALGSLEHLFLALPFRDGALWRWALPGNQQG, encoded by the coding sequence ATGAGCCTGTACGGCCATATCCTGCCCGCTCTGGTGGTTTTGTTTGCATGGTTCGGCAGCACGGGCGTCGTTGCCTGGCTGGCCAACCGCGGCAAGCAGACCTTTGCGCGCAGCATCTCCTGGGCAGGCTTTGCCGCCGGGATCTGCCTGTGCGTGATCGTCTATGTCGGGCACGGTCATGGCCCGTCCGGTCCCGATGCGATGGACGCCTATATCAGCTTCGGCGCGGCGCTGGTGATCTGGGGCTGGCTTGAGCTGACCTTCCTCACCGGCATCGTCGCCGGGCCCCGGCGGACCGTCAGCGATCCGCTGGCGCGCGGCTGGCGGCGGTTTTCCGAGGCGGCGGCGACGCTGATCTATCACGAGCTGGCGATCGCCGCGGTGATGATCATCCTGGTTTCGCTGACCTGGAACAGCGCCAACCCGACCGGCACGGTGATCTTCACGCTGCTGTTCGCGCTTCGGCTTTCGGCCAAGCTCAACCTGTTTGTCGGGGTGCCCAACATGAGCGACGAGATCATGCCGGGGCATCTGGAGTATCTGAAGACCTATTTCGGCCCGCGCCGCCTGCATGGCGCGCTGGCATTCAGCCTTGTGGCGCTGCTCGCGCTGTCTATGTATCTGGGGATGCGCTCGCTTGCTGCTCCGGCGGACAGCTTCGCTGCGGTCAGTGCCACCCTGGTGTTCACGCTCGCAGCGCTGGGTTCGCTCGAGCACCTGTTTCTCGCGCTGCCGTTCAGGGACGGTGCGCTGTGGCGCTGGGCACTTCCCGGCAACCAGCAAGGATAA
- the acsF gene encoding magnesium-protoporphyrin IX monomethyl ester (oxidative) cyclase, producing the protein MNMQAKVRAAGRASLPDVPDTMELATQETVLSPRFYTTDFDALDAIDVSLVRAEWDQLMADMEGDPNKAHFRRSESFDGVIESLEPELRREFIDFLVSSLTSEFSGCILYAEIARRTKNPDVKKLFKLLARDESRHAGFINEVLKDAGIGIDLSFLTKTKKYTFFKPKFIFYAVYLSEKIGYARYIAIFRHLAKHPENRFHPIFNWFEQWCNDEFRHGEAFAMLLHADPKLLKGMNKYWIKFFILSVYATMYVRDHSRPVFHAALGVKPTEYDYEVFKICTAISRQVFPVEIDTDNPALRVQMEKLRMASDRIAEGKAKGGLGGLVQRAGGMIGAGTAFARMYFMPGKPNRLPATIRLQPAW; encoded by the coding sequence ATGAACATGCAGGCAAAGGTCAGGGCGGCCGGACGGGCGTCGCTGCCGGATGTTCCGGATACGATGGAGCTGGCGACGCAGGAGACTGTGCTCAGCCCCCGTTTCTACACCACCGATTTCGACGCGCTCGACGCGATCGACGTCAGCCTGGTGCGCGCCGAGTGGGACCAGCTGATGGCCGACATGGAAGGCGACCCCAACAAGGCGCATTTCCGCCGCAGCGAATCGTTCGATGGCGTCATCGAATCGCTCGAACCCGAGCTTCGCCGCGAGTTCATCGATTTTCTCGTCAGCTCGCTGACCTCGGAATTTTCGGGCTGCATCCTCTATGCGGAAATCGCGCGGCGGACCAAGAACCCCGATGTGAAGAAGCTGTTCAAGCTGCTCGCACGCGATGAAAGCCGCCACGCCGGCTTCATCAACGAGGTGCTCAAGGACGCCGGGATCGGCATCGACCTGAGCTTCCTCACCAAGACCAAGAAGTACACCTTCTTCAAGCCCAAGTTCATTTTCTACGCGGTCTATCTGTCGGAGAAGATCGGCTATGCGCGCTATATCGCGATCTTCCGGCATCTGGCCAAGCATCCGGAAAACCGCTTCCACCCGATCTTCAACTGGTTCGAGCAGTGGTGCAACGACGAGTTCCGCCATGGCGAGGCGTTCGCGATGCTGCTGCACGCCGATCCCAAGCTGCTCAAGGGCATGAACAAGTACTGGATCAAGTTCTTCATCCTGTCGGTCTATGCCACGATGTACGTGCGCGATCACAGCCGCCCAGTGTTCCACGCCGCTTTGGGCGTGAAACCCACCGAATATGACTATGAGGTGTTCAAGATCTGCACCGCGATCAGCCGCCAGGTCTTCCCGGTGGAGATCGACACCGACAATCCGGCGCTGCGCGTACAGATGGAAAAGCTGCGCATGGCATCGGACCGGATCGCGGAAGGCAAGGCCAAGGGCGGCCTGGGCGGCCTCGTCCAGCGCGCCGGCGGCATGATCGGTGCGGGCACGGCGTTCGCGCGGATGTACTTCATGCCCGGCAAGCCCAACCGTCTGCCTGCCACCATCCGCCTGCAGCCGGCCTGGTAA
- the puhC gene encoding photosynthetic complex assembly protein PuhC has protein sequence MTTAPHSAPSAANNYNGHGHSHENTVPKGALVMACGVVLVTLALTSATQLGWIAPSPSASEVRSAEAATALSSRVLQFADGPKGTVVVTDATSGATVHVYGEEGSGFIRGVLRGMGRERQKRSIPMLAPYELNHWSDGSLSLTDTATNRIVELGAFGPTNRTTFEALLK, from the coding sequence ATGACCACCGCACCGCACAGCGCCCCCAGTGCTGCCAACAACTACAACGGCCATGGGCACAGCCATGAAAACACCGTGCCCAAAGGCGCGCTGGTGATGGCGTGCGGCGTGGTGCTGGTGACCCTGGCGCTGACCAGCGCGACCCAGCTCGGCTGGATCGCGCCGTCGCCATCGGCCAGTGAGGTACGTTCGGCGGAAGCCGCGACCGCGCTGTCGAGCCGCGTGCTGCAGTTCGCCGATGGCCCCAAGGGCACCGTGGTGGTCACCGATGCGACCAGTGGCGCTACCGTGCACGTCTATGGCGAGGAAGGCAGCGGTTTCATTCGCGGCGTTCTGCGCGGCATGGGACGCGAGCGGCAGAAGCGCTCGATCCCGATGCTGGCGCCCTATGAGCTCAACCACTGGAGCGACGGATCTCTCTCGCTCACCGACACCGCGACCAACCGCATCGTCGAACTGGGCGCGTTCGGGCCGACCAATCGCACCACGTTCGAAGCGTTGCTCAAGTGA
- the puhB gene encoding photosynthetic complex putative assembly protein PuhB, with the protein MIITEYDDEPVRGLPGELPEGETLLWQGSPEWRLLARSAFFTRIVGLYFAVLVALAIYNGSTSGVIATIIAGAVGIGLLMLYAWAVARTTVYTLTSRRVVLRVGVALNMCINLPLAKIGGANLRPLGPVEGDLALQLIGPHKLGYLVLWPHARPWKLGNPQPMLRALPDAAVVGERLARAVAAIAPVDRAAEAPSKSAETMPAGLQGAIA; encoded by the coding sequence ATGATCATCACCGAATATGATGACGAGCCGGTCCGGGGTCTGCCCGGAGAGCTGCCGGAGGGCGAAACGCTCCTCTGGCAGGGCTCGCCCGAATGGCGGCTGCTTGCCCGCAGCGCGTTCTTCACCCGCATCGTCGGCCTGTACTTCGCGGTCCTGGTGGCTCTGGCGATCTATAACGGCAGCACCAGCGGCGTGATCGCGACGATCATCGCGGGCGCGGTCGGCATCGGTCTGCTGATGCTCTATGCCTGGGCGGTCGCGCGGACCACGGTGTACACGCTGACCAGCAGGCGCGTCGTGCTGCGCGTCGGCGTCGCGCTCAACATGTGCATCAACCTACCGCTGGCCAAGATCGGTGGCGCCAATCTGCGTCCGCTGGGTCCGGTGGAGGGCGATCTGGCGCTGCAGCTGATCGGCCCGCACAAACTGGGCTATCTGGTGCTCTGGCCGCATGCCCGTCCGTGGAAGCTCGGCAACCCGCAGCCGATGCTGCGCGCGCTGCCCGATGCTGCCGTGGTCGGCGAGCGGCTTGCCCGCGCGGTCGCTGCGATCGCACCGGTGGATCGCGCGGCCGAAGCCCCGTCGAAATCTGCCGAAACGATGCCCGCCGGGCTTCAGGGAGCCATCGCATGA
- the puhA gene encoding photosynthetic reaction center subunit H, producing MFNGNIVGNIDVASIAFWAFVLFFIGLIYYLRREDRREGFPLEDDLTGRSLGMGGPLLHASPKTFKLPFGRGTVSTPTIGKEPFEIAGRRMSPFPGAPYVPTGNPLTDCIGPSAYAERSRLPDIDAFGNNRIVPMALEPSFSIARGDPDPRGMTVIGADGAVAGTVAEIWVDRSEHQVRYLEVVTAEGVHALAPMPMAKIRKSARQIVVDAINAGQFAGCPQVETPGQISRYEEDKISGYFGGGYLYANRARQEPLI from the coding sequence ATGTTTAACGGCAATATCGTGGGCAATATCGATGTCGCATCGATCGCTTTCTGGGCGTTCGTGCTCTTTTTCATCGGTCTGATCTATTATCTTCGGCGAGAGGACCGGCGAGAGGGCTTTCCACTGGAGGACGACCTGACCGGGCGTTCGCTGGGCATGGGCGGGCCGCTGCTGCACGCCTCCCCCAAGACCTTCAAGCTGCCTTTCGGCCGCGGCACGGTCAGCACGCCGACCATCGGCAAGGAGCCGTTCGAGATCGCCGGACGCCGGATGAGCCCGTTCCCCGGAGCACCCTATGTGCCCACCGGCAACCCGCTCACCGATTGCATCGGCCCGTCGGCCTATGCCGAGCGCAGCCGCCTTCCGGACATCGACGCCTTCGGCAACAACCGCATCGTTCCGATGGCGCTTGAACCCAGCTTCTCGATCGCACGCGGCGATCCCGATCCGCGCGGCATGACCGTGATCGGCGCAGATGGCGCGGTCGCAGGCACCGTGGCGGAAATCTGGGTCGATCGCTCCGAGCACCAGGTGCGCTATCTTGAAGTCGTCACCGCAGAGGGTGTGCACGCGCTCGCCCCGATGCCGATGGCCAAGATCCGCAAGTCCGCACGCCAGATCGTGGTCGACGCGATCAACGCCGGGCAGTTCGCCGGTTGCCCGCAGGTCGAGACCCCCGGGCAGATCAGCCGCTATGAGGAAGACAAGATCTCCGGATATTTCGGCGGCGGTTACCTCTACGCTAACCGCGCCCGGCAGGAGCCGCTGATATGA
- a CDS encoding BCD family MFS transporter has protein sequence MSLAGASTRFFAGLGTQFLPFADAASAELPMGRLLRLSLFQVTVGVATVLLNGTLNRVMIVELGTPAWLVALMIAIPLLVAPFRALIGHKSDNHKSMLGWRRVPYIWFGSLLQFGGLAIMPFALLLLSRGDTFTVGLIAGALAFLLTGLGMHTTQTAGLALATDLAPEETRPRVVALMFVMLLVGMMMAAFIMGSLLADFSATRLVAIVQGAAMFTMALNIIALWKQEARAPSTTRPDRPTPKFSVVWREFTAEARNARLLVAIGCGTAAFSMQDVLLEPFGGEVLGMSVGATTILTGLWAFGMLLSFAFAARRLSAGADPLRLAGFGAVVGMLAFAMLLFAAPLDASALVFAGALAIGMGSGLFSVGTLSAIMAIAGSGQHKGSGLALGAWGAVQASASGLAIAAGGLIRDGVSALALADQIGATLAYRATGYGTVYLIEIILLLVTMIVLGPLVGGQQVDTAAPQSRFGLTEFPT, from the coding sequence ATGAGCCTTGCCGGCGCCTCGACACGGTTCTTCGCGGGCCTGGGGACGCAGTTCCTGCCGTTCGCCGATGCGGCGAGCGCGGAGCTGCCGATGGGCCGCCTGCTGCGCCTGTCGCTGTTCCAGGTGACGGTCGGCGTGGCGACGGTGCTCCTCAACGGCACGCTCAACCGCGTGATGATCGTCGAATTGGGCACGCCCGCCTGGCTGGTCGCGCTGATGATCGCGATCCCGTTGCTGGTCGCCCCGTTCCGCGCGCTGATCGGCCACAAGTCGGACAACCACAAGTCGATGCTCGGCTGGCGCCGGGTGCCCTATATCTGGTTCGGCTCCCTGCTCCAGTTCGGTGGGCTTGCGATCATGCCGTTCGCGCTGCTGCTGCTGTCGCGCGGCGATACGTTCACCGTCGGGTTGATCGCAGGCGCGCTGGCCTTCCTGCTCACCGGGCTCGGCATGCACACCACGCAGACCGCAGGCCTTGCGCTCGCCACCGATCTGGCTCCCGAAGAAACACGGCCCCGCGTCGTCGCGCTGATGTTCGTGATGCTGCTGGTCGGCATGATGATGGCCGCGTTCATCATGGGATCATTGCTCGCCGATTTCTCGGCCACCCGGCTGGTCGCGATCGTCCAGGGCGCGGCGATGTTCACCATGGCGCTCAACATCATCGCGCTGTGGAAGCAGGAGGCGCGTGCGCCATCGACCACCCGGCCCGATCGCCCGACCCCCAAATTCTCGGTGGTCTGGCGCGAATTCACCGCAGAGGCCCGCAACGCCCGGCTGCTGGTCGCGATCGGCTGCGGTACCGCAGCGTTCAGCATGCAGGACGTGCTGCTCGAGCCGTTCGGCGGCGAGGTGCTGGGCATGTCGGTGGGCGCCACCACGATCCTCACCGGGCTGTGGGCGTTCGGCATGCTGTTGAGCTTCGCCTTTGCCGCGCGCCGCCTCAGCGCGGGCGCGGATCCGCTTCGGCTCGCGGGCTTTGGCGCTGTGGTCGGCATGCTGGCCTTCGCGATGCTGCTGTTTGCAGCGCCGCTCGATGCCAGCGCGCTGGTGTTTGCAGGCGCGCTTGCCATCGGCATGGGTTCGGGATTGTTTTCGGTCGGCACGCTCAGCGCGATCATGGCCATCGCCGGCAGCGGCCAGCACAAGGGATCTGGCCTCGCGCTGGGTGCCTGGGGCGCGGTCCAGGCCAGCGCATCGGGTCTGGCGATCGCGGCGGGCGGGCTGATCCGCGACGGGGTCTCCGCGCTCGCGCTGGCTGACCAGATCGGTGCGACCCTGGCCTATCGCGCCACCGGCTATGGCACGGTGTACCTGATCGAGATCATTCTGCTGCTTGTTACCATGATCGTGCTTGGCCCGCTTGTCGGGGGCCAACAGGTCGATACCGCCGCTCCGCAATCGCGGTTCGGTCTCACCGAGTTTCCGACATGA
- the bchM gene encoding magnesium protoporphyrin IX methyltransferase, with the protein MASHAPRSSYDTYRGRLETYFDRTARQNWVDLTSDAKVSGIRATVRAGRDRMRAMLLDWLPYDLTGKRILDAGCGTGALAVAAAQLGAHVTAIDISGGLVEVARERAPSGLDIDWRVGDMLDPTLGQFDHVVAMDSLIHYQTGDIVDVLASLAQRAPSIAFTFAPRTPLLAAMHATGKLFPRSNRAPAIVPVAEARLTRLLAQRLPSHGIAASERIVSGFYTSHAMMVSRG; encoded by the coding sequence ATGGCCAGCCACGCTCCCCGCTCCAGCTACGACACCTATCGTGGACGTCTCGAAACCTACTTCGATCGCACCGCGCGGCAGAACTGGGTCGATCTGACCTCGGACGCCAAGGTCAGCGGCATCCGCGCCACCGTGCGCGCGGGCCGCGACCGGATGCGCGCCATGCTGCTCGACTGGCTGCCCTATGACCTCACCGGCAAGCGCATCCTCGATGCCGGCTGCGGCACCGGCGCACTCGCCGTGGCGGCAGCGCAATTGGGCGCGCACGTTACCGCGATCGACATCTCGGGCGGGCTGGTCGAGGTCGCGCGCGAGCGGGCACCTTCGGGGCTCGATATCGACTGGCGGGTGGGCGACATGCTCGATCCCACGCTGGGCCAGTTCGACCATGTCGTCGCGATGGACTCGCTGATCCACTATCAGACCGGCGATATCGTCGACGTGCTGGCCTCGCTGGCCCAGCGCGCGCCGAGCATCGCCTTCACTTTCGCACCGCGGACACCTCTGCTCGCGGCGATGCATGCCACCGGGAAACTCTTTCCCAGATCGAATCGCGCACCCGCGATCGTCCCGGTTGCCGAAGCTAGGCTCACGAGACTGCTTGCCCAGCGTCTCCCCAGCCACGGCATCGCCGCGAGCGAACGCATCGTCAGCGGCTTCTACACCAGCCATGCGATGATGGTCTCGCGCGGATGA
- the bchL gene encoding ferredoxin:protochlorophyllide reductase (ATP-dependent) iron-sulfur ATP-binding protein, translated as MSLLDHGHAPPSFGEGSTQVALDPRDEITGAKVFAVYGKGGIGKSTTSSNLSAALSLLGKRVLQIGCDPKHDSTFTLTKKLMPTVIDVLETVDFHSEELRPEDYMFEGFNGVMCVEAGGPPAGTGCGGYVVGQTVKLLKQHHLLEDADVVIFDVLGDVVCGGFAAPLQHAERAVVVAANDFDSIFAMNRIVAAIKAKSKNYDVRMAGVIANRSAATDEIDRFNEATGLKRLAHFPDLDAIRRSRLKKCTIFEMDSTPEIEAVKTEYLRLAATLWAGTDALDAMPMKDRDIFEFLGFE; from the coding sequence ATGAGCCTTTTGGACCACGGACACGCGCCGCCCAGTTTCGGGGAAGGCAGCACCCAGGTTGCGCTCGACCCGCGCGACGAGATCACCGGTGCCAAGGTGTTTGCCGTCTATGGCAAGGGCGGCATCGGCAAGTCGACGACCTCCTCCAACCTCTCGGCCGCGCTCTCGCTGCTGGGCAAGCGCGTGCTGCAGATCGGTTGCGATCCCAAGCATGACAGCACCTTCACGCTCACCAAGAAGCTGATGCCGACGGTGATCGACGTGCTCGAAACGGTCGATTTCCACTCCGAGGAGCTGCGGCCCGAGGATTACATGTTCGAAGGCTTCAACGGCGTGATGTGCGTCGAAGCGGGTGGACCTCCCGCAGGCACCGGCTGCGGCGGCTATGTCGTCGGCCAGACGGTCAAGCTGCTGAAACAGCACCATCTGCTCGAAGATGCCGATGTCGTGATCTTCGACGTGCTGGGCGACGTGGTGTGCGGCGGCTTTGCCGCTCCGCTGCAGCATGCCGAGCGCGCGGTGGTCGTTGCCGCCAACGATTTCGACAGCATTTTCGCGATGAACCGTATCGTCGCCGCCATCAAGGCCAAGTCGAAGAACTACGACGTGCGCATGGCGGGCGTCATCGCCAACCGTTCGGCTGCGACTGACGAGATCGACCGGTTCAACGAGGCGACCGGCCTCAAGCGCCTGGCGCATTTCCCCGATCTCGATGCGATCCGTCGCAGCCGCCTGAAAAAGTGCACCATCTTCGAGATGGATTCGACCCCCGAGATCGAGGCGGTGAAGACCGAGTATCTGCGGCTGGCCGCCACCTTGTGGGCGGGCACCGACGCGCTCGACGCGATGCCGATGAAGGACCGCGACATCTTCGAATTCTTAGGATTCGAATGA